ATCAATTGTATTAAAGAGGCCATACTTTCAGTTGTATACGGAAAGTCATAATCCGTAAACATTACAAATTTGCTCTTTGAAGCAGCGAAACCAGTTCTGAGAGCATGTCCTTTTCCCTTATTTTCAGAATAGGAAAAATACCTTGTTCGAGGAAGAGTATTTTCGATCTTATTCAATTCATTCGTCAGGTCCCGGCTACTCCCGTCATTGACGATTATTAGATGGATAATGTAATCTGGCGGAAGTGAATTAACGAGTAGATTGTACCTCTTGATCAGACCTTCTTCCCATCCGGATCCAGGATTATAAACAGGTAAGATTATATCAAGAGTTGGTTGGTTGATGTTGAAATTTTTCGCAAAGAAACAAAAAGAATCTTTTGATCAATATTTGTCAACATTTAAAAAAAATGGGTTTAAGTAAAATACAATTCTGAATATTCTGTTAATTTTAAAGAAACCCGGACCTACTTCCCATTGAGTTTATATTAAATCCAATAATTTGTTTTATATGAGAAAGCTCATTTGCTTGCTGCTATTTATTGGGATATACACATGCGGAAATTCCCAGTGTTTTGAGGATCGTCACAATACTTCATACACTGACGCATGGATATCCTGTCAGAAGAAAATAAATCCAAATCCGGAAAGGCCAATAAGTCATTGGGTAAGATATGACTTTGGTCATCTGTATTCACTTGGACAGATGCATATCTGGAATTGTAATGTTGCGAACCAATTGAATATGGCAATAAAGACATGCGCTATTGATTATTCGGAAGATGGAATAAATTGGACAGAGTGGGGGGTCATAGAATTATCACAGCCAGAAGCTTCTGGTTTTTACGAGGGCGATCCGGGTCCGGATTTTGATGGATTAAAGGCGAGAT
The Pseudomonadota bacterium DNA segment above includes these coding regions:
- a CDS encoding T9SS type A sorting domain-containing protein; protein product: MRKLICLLLFIGIYTCGNSQCFEDRHNTSYTDAWISCQKKINPNPERPISHWVRYDFGHLYSLGQMHIWNCNVANQLNMAIKTCAIDYSEDGINWTEWGVIELSQPEASGFYEGDPGPDFDGLKARYLLLTVLENYGANCASLSEIRIETSGLATSTYDHEILGLELNVRPNPASDIATIIVSSDENFDARFELHDLKGREINSGNVNVFQGENTIPLSVAHLSNGNYIFSIFKDNRKSSIQITIINN